The Gemmata palustris genome includes a region encoding these proteins:
- a CDS encoding SPL family radical SAM protein has product MELIESRSIFSPATGFIRRGGFEWTCNPYVGCTFGCTYCYAAFLPQNRRPPDEWGKWITAKKNAAALAEKHAPRIAGLPVYMSSVTDPYQPIERGLMLTRGILEAIRPHQPRLTIQTRGPLVARDIDVLKEFHSLRVNMSIPTDSERVRQQFEPKAPPLDRRWDALAQLKDAGIAVGVCVTPTLPVANVDTFARRIADFKPDVVVCQDFHDAGGRFGADTGAEARTLLAETGWGPADYRRFVNRLRLSATVFEGESGFFPPPVGEERQKSATDERR; this is encoded by the coding sequence ATGGAGCTGATCGAGTCGCGGTCGATTTTTTCGCCCGCTACCGGGTTCATCCGGCGCGGCGGGTTCGAGTGGACGTGCAACCCCTACGTCGGTTGCACATTCGGGTGTACGTACTGCTATGCGGCCTTCCTGCCCCAAAATCGGCGGCCCCCGGACGAGTGGGGCAAGTGGATTACCGCCAAGAAGAACGCCGCAGCGCTCGCCGAGAAGCACGCGCCGAGGATCGCCGGGTTGCCGGTCTACATGTCGAGCGTCACCGATCCGTACCAGCCCATTGAACGCGGCCTGATGCTCACGCGGGGCATCCTCGAGGCGATCCGTCCGCACCAGCCGCGCCTGACGATTCAAACGAGGGGGCCACTCGTGGCGCGAGATATTGATGTGCTGAAGGAGTTCCACAGCCTGCGCGTGAACATGTCGATTCCGACCGATTCGGAGCGCGTGCGGCAACAGTTCGAGCCGAAGGCCCCGCCGCTCGATCGGCGCTGGGACGCGCTCGCGCAACTCAAAGACGCGGGCATTGCGGTGGGCGTCTGCGTGACGCCGACGCTGCCCGTCGCGAACGTGGACACGTTCGCCCGCCGAATCGCGGACTTTAAGCCCGATGTTGTGGTGTGTCAGGATTTCCACGACGCCGGCGGGCGCTTCGGCGCGGATACGGGCGCAGAAGCGCGAACCTTGCTCGCCGAAACCGGTTGGGGTCCAGCAGACTACCGCCGCTTCGTGAACCGCTTGCGCCTCAGTGCGACCGTCTTCGAGGGTGAAAGCGGCTTCTTCCCTCCGCCCGTTGGGGAAGAAAGACAGAAATCCGCCACAGATGAGCGCAGATAA
- a CDS encoding sensor histidine kinase: MRRLNDTFLVKLADALRPLTDPVEVQATAARALGEYLRLSRVHYGETTDDGFVVVERDYTDGVMGIRGRFRMDGFGPGHIALLRAGRTLVVPDVAHCAELTEAERGAYAGVSVGAMVGVPLVKGGRLTAVLAAHQSAVREWTPEDVALIESVAERTWAAVEQARAESALRASEKVRLVALSAGRMGTWGWDLKGRTVSGDAAFAAMFNVPPGDRALPVEALQEKMAPEDAAKFEALMRAELAPGAEIEYTLRLDRVYGAPIWLAWRGRADAETPSYLVGVCFDVTARMRAEDALRESELRFELALTAAQMGVWTLDVATGVQVRDPNLNQLLGLAPAETTQPFPEFLDHVYVYDRAPVRAAFDASVHWGRGLSTEFRVVWPDGSVRWLRDRGDVFGDSRTGTRRMAGVCVDVTDLKDAEEALQRAHAGLETRVIERTTELASALESLGSEMARRVDLTRRLATAQEDERRRVARDLHDSVGQLLAGLSLAVKAVETAGELPPASAARLTEVQRMADALGREIHGLAVRLRPTSLDDIGLEPALEQLVAEWSGRCGIRADFHSTGLGPSRLPPDIETALYRVVQEALTNVARHALATTVSVVISRPDGYVTAVIEDDGAGFDPEAGPKGRLGLLGMRERVALAGGTMEVESAHGQGTTIIVRIRLPIEPH, translated from the coding sequence GTGCGACGCTTGAACGACACCTTCCTTGTGAAACTGGCCGACGCCCTGCGCCCGCTGACCGATCCGGTCGAGGTCCAGGCCACGGCCGCGCGCGCGCTCGGTGAGTACCTCCGCTTGAGCCGAGTACACTACGGCGAAACCACGGACGACGGCTTCGTCGTGGTCGAGCGCGATTACACCGATGGGGTGATGGGGATCCGAGGGCGGTTCCGGATGGACGGGTTCGGTCCCGGTCACATCGCGCTGCTCCGCGCGGGGCGAACGCTCGTGGTGCCGGACGTCGCGCACTGTGCGGAACTGACCGAGGCGGAGCGCGGGGCCTACGCGGGCGTTTCGGTCGGGGCGATGGTCGGGGTGCCGCTCGTTAAGGGCGGGCGGCTGACCGCGGTGCTGGCCGCTCACCAGTCCGCCGTGCGGGAGTGGACCCCAGAGGACGTCGCGCTCATCGAGAGCGTAGCGGAGCGGACCTGGGCCGCGGTCGAACAAGCGCGGGCCGAATCCGCGCTGCGCGCGAGCGAGAAGGTGCGCCTGGTGGCGCTCTCGGCCGGGCGGATGGGAACGTGGGGGTGGGATCTCAAGGGGCGGACCGTCAGTGGCGACGCCGCGTTCGCGGCGATGTTCAACGTGCCGCCCGGGGACCGCGCCCTGCCGGTCGAAGCGCTTCAGGAGAAGATGGCGCCCGAGGACGCGGCAAAGTTCGAGGCGCTGATGCGGGCCGAACTCGCGCCGGGCGCCGAGATCGAATACACGTTGCGCCTGGACCGCGTTTATGGCGCCCCGATTTGGTTGGCGTGGCGCGGCCGGGCGGACGCGGAGACCCCTTCGTACCTCGTCGGGGTGTGCTTCGACGTTACCGCGCGGATGAGGGCCGAAGACGCGCTCCGCGAAAGCGAGCTCCGGTTCGAGCTCGCTCTGACCGCGGCGCAAATGGGCGTCTGGACGCTCGACGTCGCGACCGGCGTGCAGGTGCGCGACCCGAACCTGAACCAGTTGCTCGGGCTCGCGCCCGCGGAAACGACGCAGCCGTTCCCGGAGTTCCTCGACCACGTCTACGTCTACGATCGCGCCCCGGTGCGCGCCGCGTTCGATGCGTCCGTCCACTGGGGGCGGGGCCTGAGCACCGAGTTCCGTGTGGTCTGGCCGGACGGGTCGGTGCGCTGGTTGCGCGATCGGGGGGACGTGTTCGGCGACTCCCGCACCGGCACGCGGCGCATGGCCGGTGTGTGCGTTGACGTGACCGATCTGAAGGACGCGGAGGAGGCCCTACAGCGGGCACACGCCGGGCTCGAAACGCGGGTGATCGAGCGCACGACCGAACTGGCGTCGGCGCTCGAGTCACTGGGGAGCGAGATGGCCCGGCGCGTGGACCTCACCCGGCGCCTCGCTACCGCGCAGGAAGACGAGCGGCGGCGCGTCGCCCGCGACCTGCACGACTCGGTCGGCCAGCTCCTGGCCGGGCTGTCGCTCGCCGTCAAAGCCGTCGAGACGGCGGGCGAGCTTCCGCCCGCGTCGGCCGCCCGGCTGACCGAGGTGCAGCGGATGGCGGACGCGCTGGGGCGGGAGATTCACGGCCTGGCCGTCCGGTTGCGCCCGACCTCGTTGGACGACATCGGGCTGGAACCGGCCCTCGAGCAACTCGTGGCCGAGTGGTCGGGCCGGTGCGGAATCCGGGCGGACTTCCACTCCACGGGGCTCGGCCCGAGTCGGCTCCCTCCGGACATCGAAACGGCGCTGTACCGGGTCGTACAGGAGGCGCTCACCAACGTGGCCCGGCACGCACTGGCCACGACCGTGAGCGTCGTCATCAGTCGGCCCGACGGGTACGTGACGGCGGTGATCGAAGACGACGGCGCGGGGTTCGACCCCGAGGCGGGACCGAAGGGGCGGCTCGGGTTGCTCGGTATGCGCGAGCGCGTGGCGCTGGCGGGCGGGACGATGGAAGTCGAATCGGCCCACGGTCAGGGCACAACCATTATTGTCCGCATCCGTCTTCCAATTGAACCGCACTGA